The region TCTGGTGCCAGGGATCGAACCGTCTGAAGACCGGCTGCTGCAAGGCCGTTTGTTCTCCTACGCCGATACCCAGATGTACCGACTGGGCGCTAACGGCCTGAGCCTGCCGATCAATGCCCCGCTGAAAAAAGCCAACAACATCAATCAGGATGGCAGCCTGAACAGCGGCCACACGCAAGACAAAGGGGTGAATTACCAGCCGAGCCGTCTGTATCCGCGTGAAGAACTGGCCTCCGCGCGCTACAGCCAGACGCCGCTCAGCGGCACCACCCAGCAGCGCAAGATCCAGAAGGAGCAGAACTTCAGGCAGACCGGCGAACTGTATCGTTCTTACAGCAAGAAAGATCAGGACGATCTGGTGCAAAGCCTGGGTTCCGCGCTGGCGATGGCCGATACCGAAAGCAAAACCATCATGCTTTCCTATTTTTACAAGGCTGACGCTACCTACGGCACCCGTCTGACCGGCGTCGCCAAAGGCGACCTGAGCAAAGTGCAGTCGCTGGCCAGCAAACTGGCTGACTAACTGAACATCGCCGTCCGGACACTCATCCGGGCGGCGCCAACGACCAGGGAACCGTCATCATGAAATCATTTCGTCCCTTTCTCTGCCTGCTGGCGTTGACGCTGGCAACAGCGCAGGCACAGCAACCCGCAGCGCCGGTCGCCCCACCGGCATCGGTCTCCAGCGCGCCCGCCGCGCCAGCGCTAAACGAACATCAGGTCCAAAACCAGCTCAATCAGTATTTGTGGGATGCCGCCCGCACCGGCAACGACGCCGTGATCCGGGAGTTCATCAGCGCCGGTTATAACCTCAATACCCGCGATGAAAAGGGCTACAGCGCGGTCATTCTGGCCGCTTACCACGGTCATTACGACACGGTTTCGCTGCTGCTCGACCACGGCGCAGACCCTTGCCAGCAGGATAATCGCGGCAATACCGCGCTGATGGGTGCGGCGTTCAAAGGCGAGTTGAAAATTGCCCATCTGCTGCTGGCGGCCAAATGTAATCCGGATACCCGCAACCACGCCGGGCAAACCGCCGCGATGTATGCATCATTATTTCAGCGTGCGGAAATTCTCAAGGCGTTACAGGAGCAGGGCGCGGATATGAATGCCACCGACGCGATGGGCAACAGTGTGCAGGCGTTGGGAAAAGGGGAAGTAAAAGGGCAATAACCGAAGTGTGTCACCTAAAATAGCACGCCCCGCATGAATCAATAACTTTCAGGCGGGGCGTGTGATATCAGGCTGGGTTAGCATGATTTAGTCATCCCATTTGGGGCTCAGAAAAGCGGCCAGAAATCCTGGAACAACGATAACGGCCAATATCGCTAAATAAACAGTAACCTGTTCGATCATAACAACCTCCTACATCTGCATGTAACACGACCTCATGGTTTAACGACGCTTTCGCTCACTACACGATGATTTTATCGGCCGAAAGTTAAGCAAACATTAATGTCTCGTTTATTGATAAAAAATCAGAGCAGGACGAAAAACCCCAAACGACAGGCTCCCGTTCTCTTTTCCCCGCGTCACATTGGGTTCATTACCGCCAACGCACACCGTCACCCTCACCGTAACCACTTCTTCCAAAAGAAGTTATTAGCACGCAACATCGGCGTTGCTCACCGATGAAATTATATGCCTGAATATATATTCAATTGTAATGCAGATTATTGATAATAATAAAAACCTATATTTTTTGTCAGCAACACCATAAAACACGAGAAAAATGTAATATTTTTCGATCACACCAACCGACAGCCTGTCATTACAAAAAATCAAATAAAAATACCAACCTTAAAAAAATCAGTTATAAGCCAGGATGACATACGACTACTAACCTGCCGCATCGGTATTACATGGAGAAGACGGGTGAAAGTCATGATTGCCGGATACAACGGTATGCCCCAGACCACCACCACGGCCCCCGGGCTGGAGGCACTGATGGTCAGCTGATGGCTGACCGGGTCGCAATCCAGTATGTCGCCCACAGCCACGTCATTATTTTTATCTGCCAGGCGGCGTTATTTCCCTGTACGACTTTACTGCCAAAAAAAGCACAACGCCCCGGCTTACACCATATAAATAATTTCTTTATTTTCATAAAATAATTTTCGCTATGAAATTTACTTTACAGAATGGTCAGCAATAAAAAATCAAAAAAGAAAGAAAATAACATCAACGGGAGATATTGACCTCCAGCGTCATACGATACTGCTCGTATTCCACGTCAAAATCGTTATATTCAACCGTTTTATACGGCTTCAATACGGCCAGCGCCGTACATGCCTGCTCACGCAAAGCGCGGGCTGCCGCTACAGTGTGAGCATAGCAATCAACGCTAACGGTAATTTGCTGGCTCGCCAGTTGTTGTGTGCTGTCATAATTATTTTCCTGGCTCAGGGAAAAAAGCACAAATGCGCATTGCTGATATGGCGAGTGGTATGAGCAACAAGGTACAGCATAGGAATAAACACGACCATCAGCCAGTTTGCCCAGTAGCGGATAAATATCTTCTTCAGTCATTTCTGTCAGCCTTATTTTAACATACGTATATTGCAAACCTGTTTTATCAGCAAAGAGCCTTTGGAAAGGTTAAGCCATGAATAAATCGCTGTGCCGCTTCGATAATTATAATAAAGAGGAATCGCCTGATGTTCGCATGGTTCGTGTTGTGCCATCTTCCGGCAATAAACCAAAAAGCAGAATGCCACAAATATCCATATGCCACCCACAGGGGCGGTAAAAAAATCAGGCCAACGGGAAATACGTGGGTTGTCCACAACACATCTCTCGGAGAGATAAATACCGCGATTTAAAAAAAACATGACGCCGCTAGCAGAATACGGCGCTTATCCGCCCAGTACCGAAAAAATGACCTAAAACAATATTTGCGTGGAGTCACAGATCCCCCGCTGACGGCCATTTTATCCATAAGATCAGCGAATACGCCCTGACCCTCTCCCCGTGGCAAAAACTACTGTTTTGTCATGACGGTTTGACGGAGGAAAATAACGCCGCCTGACGGGTCCCGAATAAGGCGACAATTCTGAATACCGAATAACACCGTTGTCCCCAAGAACGAAAACCGATAGCCAATGATTACCAGAGAGGACACTTTTATGTGGAAACGCGTCATTTTAGCTTCAGCTGTGTGTGCGTCCCTGTCATCCGTCGCGCTGGCAGCGCCATTAACGGTGGGGTTTTCTCAAGTCGGTTCGGAATCAGGCTGGCGCGCGGCTGAAACCACCGTCGCGAAAGAACAGGCGAAAGCGCACGGCATTAACCTGAAAATTGCCGATGCCCAGCAAAAACAGGAAAACCAGATCAAGGCGGTGCGCTCCTTCATCGCGCAAGGGGTAGATGCCATTTTCATTGCGCCGGTGGTAGCGACCGGCTGGGAACCGGTGCTGAAAGAAGCCAAAGAAGCCAAGATTCCGGTGATCCTGCTGGACCGCGGCATTGACGTCAAAGACGACTCGCTCTATCTCACCACCGTACGCGCCGACAATATCAAAGAAGGGGCGTTGATTGGCGACTGGCTGATTAAAAACGAAAACGGCAAAGCCTGTAATGTGGTTCAACTGGAAGGCACCGTCGGCGCCAGCGTCGCCATTGACCGTAAAAAAGGATTTGAAGAGGCCATCGCCAAAACGCCGAATATTAAAATCATCCGTTCCCAGTCAGGCGATTTCACCCGAAGCGGCGGTAAGCAGGTAATGGAAAGTTTTATCAAGTCGGAAAACAACGGTAAAAATATCTGCATGGTCTTCGCCCATAACGACGACATGGTGATTGGCGCCATCCAGGCTATTAAGGAAGCCGGATTGAAACCGGGCAAAGATATTCTGACCGGCTCGATTGACGGCGTACCAGATATTTTCCGCGCCATGCTGGCGGGCGAAGCCAATGTCTCGGTCGAACTGACGCCGAATATGGCCGGGCCGGCGTTTGATGCGCTGGAAAAATATAAAAAAGATGGCACGTTGCCGCCCAAATTGATTCTGACGCCGTCCACGCTGTTCAAACCCGACAGCGCACAGGCCGAGCTCGATAAGAAAAAGAACATGGGATATTGACCGTTTATCGTTAGCCCACATCCTGCCATGCCCGTCGTCACCGGTCATGGCAGGACATCACCGGTTTTGTGAGGGAGAATCGCATGAACGGTTTCGACAATCAGGACATCCTGCGCACGGAAGGGCTGAGCAAACACTTTCCCGGGGTAAAGGCGCTGGATAAGGTGGACTTCAGCCTACGGCGTGGAGAAATCATGGCGTTGCTGGGGGAAAACGGCGCAGGGAAATCCACGCTGATTAAAACCCTCACCGGGGTGTATCAGCGCGATGCGGGCGTTGTCTACCTCGAAGGCCGGCCCATCTCGCCGAAAAACACCGCTCACGCCCAGCAATTAGGGATCGGCACGGTGTATCAGGAGGTGAACCTGCTGCCCAATCTGTCGGTGGCGGATAACCTGTTCATCGGCCGCGAACCCCGTCGCTTCGGATTGCTGCAACGCAAAGAGATGGAAAAACGCGCCGCCGCGCTGATGTCCTCCTACGGTTTCGAACTGGATGTCCGCGAACCGCTGAACCGTTTTTCGGTGGCGATGCAGCAAATCGTCGCCATCTGCCGCGCGATCGACCTCTCCGCCAAGGTCTTGATCCTCGACGAGCCCACCGCCAGCCTCGACACTCTGGAAGTGGAAATGCTGTTCACCCTGATGCGTCAGTTGCGCGATCAGGGCGTCAGCCTGATCTTCGTCACGCATTTTCTCGACCAGGTTTATCAGGTGACCGACCGCATCACGGTGCTGCGCAACGGCGCGTTCGTCGGCACCCGCGACACCGCCTCGCTCCCGCAGATCGAGCTGGTAAAAATGATGCTGGGGCGCGAACTGGAGCAGAACGCGCTGCAACGCGCCGGCCGCACGCTGCTGAGCGACAAGCCGGTGGTGGAATTCAAAGGCTACGGCAAAAAAGGCGTGATTGCGCCGTTCGAACTGGCGGTGCGACCTGGTGAAATCGTCGGCCTTGCCGGGCTGCTGGGTTCCGGACGTACGGAAACCGCCGAAGTGATCTTCGGCATCAAACCGGCCGATCGCGGCGAAGCGTTGATCAAAGGCAAGCCGCAGACGCTGCGCTCGCCGCATCAGGCCTCCTGTCTTGGCATCGGGTTTTGCCCGGAAGATCGCAAAACCGACGGCATCATCGCCGCCGCCTCGGTGCAGGAAAATATTATTCTGGCGCTGCAAGCCCAGCGTGGCTGGCTACGCCCAATCCCCCGCAAGGAACAGCAGGCCATCGCCGAACGGTTCATCCGCCAGCTTGGCATTCGCACGCCGAGCGCCGATCAACCCATCGAATTGCTGTCCGGCGGCAATCAGCAAAAGGTGCTGTTGTCGCGCTGGCTGCTGACCAAGCCACAATTCCTGATCCTCGATGAACCGACGCGCGGCATCGACGTCGGCGCGCATGCCGAGATCATCCGGCTGATCGAAAGCCTGTGCGCCAACGGTCTGGCGCTGCTGGTGATCTCTTCTGAACTGGAGGAACTGGTGGGGTACGCCGACCGGGTGCTGATTATGCGCGACCGGCAGCAGGTGGCGGAAATCCCGCTCGACCGACTGTCCGTTTCCGCCATCATGAATGCCATTGCGGCATAAGGAGGACAGGGTGATGCTTCGCTCACAGCTCAAACCGGGCTCCGACAAACGTCCGTTTCGCTGGCCGTCGTTACGGTTGCCGCAAGGTATGCCGCAGATCGTCGCGCTGGCGCTGGTACTGCTGGTGGACAGCCTGGTCGCCAGCCACTTTTTCCAGATTGTGGTGCAGGACGGCCGCCTGTTCGGCAGCCCGATCGATATCCTCAACCGGGCGGCGCCGGTGGCGCTGCTGGCTATCGGCATGACGCTGGTGATCGCCACCGGCGGCATCGACCTGTCGGTCGGCGCCATCATGGCGATCGCCGGCGCGGTGGCCGCATCGCTCACCGTACAGGGCTACAGTCTGCCGGTGGTACTGCTGGCAGCGCTCGGCGTCGGCATGCTGGCCGGGCTGTGGAACGGTATTCTGGTCGCTATTCTGAAGATCCAGCCGTTCGTCGCCACCCTGATCCTGATGGTGGCTGGCCGCGGCATCGCCCAGTTGATCACCGCCGGGCAGATCGTCACCTTCAACTCGCCGCCGCTGGCGTGGCTCGGCAGCGGCGCGTTGTTGTGGTTCCCGACGCCGGTGATCATCGCGCTGGTCACGCTGCTGCTGTTCTGGCTACTGGTGCGCCGAACCGCGCTGGGGTTGTTCATCGAATCGGTGGGGATCAACATCCGGGCGGCGAAAAACGCCGGGGTCAGCACCCGCGCCATGGTCACGATGACGTACATGCTGAGCGGGCTGTGCGCCGCCATCGCCGGGGTGATCGTCACCGCCGATATCCGCGGCGCCGATGCCAACAACGCCGGCCTGTGGCTGGAGCTGGACGCCATCCTCGCGGTGGTGATCGGCGGCGGCTCGCTGATGGGCGGGCGCTTCAATCTGGCGCTCTCGGTGGTGGGCGCGCTGATCATTCAGGGTATGAACACCGGTATTCTGCTGTCCGGCTTTCCGCCGGAACTCAATCAGGTGGTGAAAGCCATCGTGGTGTTATGCGTGCTGATCGTCCAGTCACCGCGCTTCATGACCTTGCTACGAGGAGTTGGCCATCATGATAAAGCGTAATCTGCCGCTGATGATTACCCTGGCGGTGTTCGTGCTGGGTTACCTGTACTGCCTGACACAGTTTCCCGGCTTTGCCTCCACCCGGGTGATCTGCAACATTCTTACCGATAACGCCTTTCTTGGCATCATCGCCGTCGGCATGACCTTTGTGATTCTTTCCGGCGGTATCGACTTGTCCGTCGGGTCGGTGATCGCCTTCACCGGCGTGTTTCTCGCCAAAGCCATCGGCGTCTGGGGGCTGTCGCCGCTGGCGGCGTTTCCGCTGATCCTGTTGATGGGCTGCGCCTTTGGCGCATTCATGGGCTGGCTTATCGACGCACTGAAGATCCCGGCGTTCATTATCACCCTCGCCGGGATGTTCTTTCTGCGCGGCGCCAGCTATCTGGTGTCGAAAGAATCCCTGCCGATTAACCACCCAATCTACGAGACGCTCTCCAGTCTGGCGTGGGTCATTCCCGGCGGCGGACGACTCAGCGCGATGGGGTTGCTGATGCTGATGGTCGTCGCCGTCGGCATCGTGCTGGCCCGCCATACCCGTTTTGGTAATGAGGTTTACGCTATCGGCGGCAACAGCACCTCCGCCAACCTGATGGGCATCTCCACCCGCAGCACCACCATCCGCATTTACATGCTGTCCACCGGGCTTGCGACCCTCGCCGGCATCGTATTTTCTCTTTACACCTCGGCGGGTTATGCGCTGGCCGGGGTCGGGGTCGAGCTGGACGCCATCGCGTCGGTGGTGATCGGCGGTACGCTGCTGAGCGGCGGCGTCGGCACCGTACTTGGTACGTTATTCGGCGTGGCGATTCAGGGGCTGATTCAAACCTACATCAATTTCGACGGCACCCTAAGCTCCTGGTGGACCAAGATCGCCATCGGCGTGCTGCTGTTTGTGTTCATCGCCCTGCAACGTGGGCTGACCGCACTGTGGGAAAACCGCCAAAATGCGCCGGTGCGCCGTATCGCCCCGCACGGATAACGGCATCGCCCGCCGGTGGCAAATTTGCCATCGGCAGGAATACGCCTATGTTTGAATACAGGGACAGCGTCACCGGG is a window of Dickeya solani IPO 2222 DNA encoding:
- the ytfQ gene encoding galactofuranose ABC transporter, galactofuranose-binding protein YtfQ, with amino-acid sequence MWKRVILASAVCASLSSVALAAPLTVGFSQVGSESGWRAAETTVAKEQAKAHGINLKIADAQQKQENQIKAVRSFIAQGVDAIFIAPVVATGWEPVLKEAKEAKIPVILLDRGIDVKDDSLYLTTVRADNIKEGALIGDWLIKNENGKACNVVQLEGTVGASVAIDRKKGFEEAIAKTPNIKIIRSQSGDFTRSGGKQVMESFIKSENNGKNICMVFAHNDDMVIGAIQAIKEAGLKPGKDILTGSIDGVPDIFRAMLAGEANVSVELTPNMAGPAFDALEKYKKDGTLPPKLILTPSTLFKPDSAQAELDKKKNMGY
- the ytfT gene encoding galactofuranose ABC transporter, ATP-binding protein YtfT, whose protein sequence is MLRSQLKPGSDKRPFRWPSLRLPQGMPQIVALALVLLVDSLVASHFFQIVVQDGRLFGSPIDILNRAAPVALLAIGMTLVIATGGIDLSVGAIMAIAGAVAASLTVQGYSLPVVLLAALGVGMLAGLWNGILVAILKIQPFVATLILMVAGRGIAQLITAGQIVTFNSPPLAWLGSGALLWFPTPVIIALVTLLLFWLLVRRTALGLFIESVGINIRAAKNAGVSTRAMVTMTYMLSGLCAAIAGVIVTADIRGADANNAGLWLELDAILAVVIGGGSLMGGRFNLALSVVGALIIQGMNTGILLSGFPPELNQVVKAIVVLCVLIVQSPRFMTLLRGVGHHDKA
- the ytfR gene encoding galactofuranose ABC transporter, ATP-binding protein YtfR, whose protein sequence is MNGFDNQDILRTEGLSKHFPGVKALDKVDFSLRRGEIMALLGENGAGKSTLIKTLTGVYQRDAGVVYLEGRPISPKNTAHAQQLGIGTVYQEVNLLPNLSVADNLFIGREPRRFGLLQRKEMEKRAAALMSSYGFELDVREPLNRFSVAMQQIVAICRAIDLSAKVLILDEPTASLDTLEVEMLFTLMRQLRDQGVSLIFVTHFLDQVYQVTDRITVLRNGAFVGTRDTASLPQIELVKMMLGRELEQNALQRAGRTLLSDKPVVEFKGYGKKGVIAPFELAVRPGEIVGLAGLLGSGRTETAEVIFGIKPADRGEALIKGKPQTLRSPHQASCLGIGFCPEDRKTDGIIAAASVQENIILALQAQRGWLRPIPRKEQQAIAERFIRQLGIRTPSADQPIELLSGGNQQKVLLSRWLLTKPQFLILDEPTRGIDVGAHAEIIRLIESLCANGLALLVISSELEELVGYADRVLIMRDRQQVAEIPLDRLSVSAIMNAIAA
- a CDS encoding ankyrin repeat domain-containing protein translates to MKSFRPFLCLLALTLATAQAQQPAAPVAPPASVSSAPAAPALNEHQVQNQLNQYLWDAARTGNDAVIREFISAGYNLNTRDEKGYSAVILAAYHGHYDTVSLLLDHGADPCQQDNRGNTALMGAAFKGELKIAHLLLAAKCNPDTRNHAGQTAAMYASLFQRAEILKALQEQGADMNATDAMGNSVQALGKGEVKGQ
- the mgtS gene encoding protein MgtS, which translates into the protein MIEQVTVYLAILAVIVVPGFLAAFLSPKWDD
- the yjfF gene encoding galactofuranose ABC transporter, permease protein YjfF; the protein is MIKRNLPLMITLAVFVLGYLYCLTQFPGFASTRVICNILTDNAFLGIIAVGMTFVILSGGIDLSVGSVIAFTGVFLAKAIGVWGLSPLAAFPLILLMGCAFGAFMGWLIDALKIPAFIITLAGMFFLRGASYLVSKESLPINHPIYETLSSLAWVIPGGGRLSAMGLLMLMVVAVGIVLARHTRFGNEVYAIGGNSTSANLMGISTRSTTIRIYMLSTGLATLAGIVFSLYTSAGYALAGVGVELDAIASVVIGGTLLSGGVGTVLGTLFGVAIQGLIQTYINFDGTLSSWWTKIAIGVLLFVFIALQRGLTALWENRQNAPVRRIAPHG